AAATGATCAACGTTGAATAGACGTTGATTTTTTTTTATTTAAGTTTAAGGAGCGCTAAAAACAATGTCAGAAACCTTATATAAAAGATTAAAAAAATACAGTGACTCTGATTATTATGGATTTCATATGCCGGGACATAAAAGAAATAAAGAGCTTATAAAAGCGGATATTCCATATGCATATGATATTACAGAAATTACAGGATTTGATGACCTTCATCATTCAAAAGAAATTTTAAAAGAAGAACAGGAACGAGCGGCAAAGATTTTTCATGCTGAAGAAACAGCTTTTTTAGTAAATGGAAGTACAGTCGGTATTTTAAGTGCTATTTTAGGATCGACAGAAAAAGGAGATCGGATTCTTGTTGCAAGAAATTGCCACAAATCGGTATATCATGCTATTTACATGAATGAATTGCATGTTGATTATATTTATCCTAATTATGATCCGGAAGTAGAATTGAATGGAGAAATAGATCCGGAAAAGATTCGGAAGAAGTTAGAGGAAAATTACAAATCTGATTGTGAAAATAAAATAAAAGCAGTTATGATAGTTTCGCCTACATATGATGGTGTTTTGTCAGATATAGAAACAATAGCGAAGATTGTTCATGAATATGGAATCCCATTGATCGTTGATGAAGCTCATGGAGCACATTTTGGATTTCATCCATATTTTCCAAGAAATGCGAATGAAAAAGGTGCCGATATTGTAATCCAGAGTATACATAAAACACTCCCTTCTTTGACACAGACAGCATTGATACATATGAATGGACAAATCGTAGATAGAGAATCGGTGAGAATGTATTTACATATGCTTCAGTCGAGCAGTCCATCTTATATATTAATGGCCTCTATAGATGAATGTATAGATATGCTGGAAAATTATAGAGATGCTTATTTTCAAAGCTATGTAGAAAATTTAGATAATGTGAGAAAAAATTTACGACATTTGAAACATTTGAAATTGGTAGAGACCGGCAAGGTAGAATATGATAAATCCAAATTAGTTATTTCTGTGAAAGATACCAAAATGACAGGAAAAGAATTGCATCGGATATTATTAAAGAATTATCATTTGGAAATGGAACTGTCAGCAGGAAGTTATGTACTGGCTATGACTTCTATAGGGGATAAGAAGGATGGAATGGATAGACTGGTGAAAGCCTTATATGAAATAGATGAAGAGTTAGATAAAAAAGAGTTATTCAATAAAAAAGGTGAAAAAGAACCGAATAATGTGGATAACATTTCAAAAAAAACAGACAGTTGTGAAAAAAACATTAAACTCCACAGTTATCAATTACCAGAATTAGAGCAGGTTTATCCGAGTGCTGAAGCAATAAAAAAAGCAAAGAATAAGGAAAATGTGGT
This Ruminococcus hominis DNA region includes the following protein-coding sequences:
- a CDS encoding aminotransferase class I/II-fold pyridoxal phosphate-dependent enzyme, encoding MSETLYKRLKKYSDSDYYGFHMPGHKRNKELIKADIPYAYDITEITGFDDLHHSKEILKEEQERAAKIFHAEETAFLVNGSTVGILSAILGSTEKGDRILVARNCHKSVYHAIYMNELHVDYIYPNYDPEVELNGEIDPEKIRKKLEENYKSDCENKIKAVMIVSPTYDGVLSDIETIAKIVHEYGIPLIVDEAHGAHFGFHPYFPRNANEKGADIVIQSIHKTLPSLTQTALIHMNGQIVDRESVRMYLHMLQSSSPSYILMASIDECIDMLENYRDAYFQSYVENLDNVRKNLRHLKHLKLVETGKVEYDKSKLVISVKDTKMTGKELHRILLKNYHLEMELSAGSYVLAMTSIGDKKDGMDRLVKALYEIDEELDKKELFNKKGEKEPNNVDNISKKTDSCEKNIKLHSYQLPELEQVYPSAEAIKKAKNKENVVSLEYKNCVGYISTEYAYLYPPGIPIIVPGEQISNKAIKILIQYECAGFDIEGAKEEGKLEVLK